One genomic window of Peptococcaceae bacterium 1198_IL3148 includes the following:
- the purL gene encoding phosphoribosylformylglycinamidine synthase subunit PurL — protein MALWREMGLTDAEYDKIKGILGREPNYVELGIFAVMWSEHCSYKTSRLMLKTLPTTGDHILQGPGENAGIVDIGDGQAVAFKIESHNHPSAIEPYQGAATGVGGILRDVFTMGARPIAVLDSLRFGTLDDARTRYLFSGVVAGVAGYGNCIGVPTVGGEVYFSPSYEENPLVNVMCVGLIDHQDIKKGIASGIGNPVMVVGARTGRDGIHGATFASEELSEESAERRPAVQVGDPFMEKLLLEACLEVIKSGYVVGIQDMGAAGLTSSSCEMASRAGTGIEMDLLKVPRREEGMTAYELMLSESQERMLVVVKQGTTEKVKEIFAKWDLEAVVVGRVTDDGMLRLTEGEQVVAEMPAKALTDEAPVYERPYAQPEYLAAAQQLDITNIPQPKDYNQALLALLASPNIASKEWVYSQYDHMVGINTVVRPGSDAAVLRIKGTSKGIAMTTDCNGRYCYLDPYQGAMMAVAEAARNLVCSGAKPLAITNCLNFGNPEKPGVMWQFRQAVAGMAEACGRLNTPVTGGNVSFYNETRGTAVYPTPTVGMVGLIEDLDYKCTQGFKDRGDIIIMVGENLEELGASEYLKVVHDIEAAGPVPKLDIELEQRVQQAVLASIKKGWIKSAHDCSEGGLAVALAESCISGKIGAEIFMVEQFRADALLFGETQSRIIITVSEDNVDELLRYLSVIGVPFGRLGTVGGTELKINLIKPGCAGAHPNDIINIPVAELETKWRGSIACLMA, from the coding sequence ATGGCGTTATGGAGAGAAATGGGCCTGACCGATGCTGAATATGACAAGATTAAAGGCATTTTGGGTCGGGAACCTAATTATGTGGAACTGGGTATCTTTGCGGTGATGTGGTCCGAGCACTGCAGTTATAAAACTTCCCGTCTAATGTTAAAAACGCTTCCCACCACTGGAGATCACATTTTGCAGGGACCCGGTGAAAATGCCGGTATTGTGGACATTGGTGATGGCCAAGCAGTGGCCTTTAAAATAGAAAGTCATAATCATCCCTCTGCCATTGAACCCTACCAAGGGGCAGCCACCGGTGTTGGTGGGATTTTACGCGACGTATTCACCATGGGCGCCCGCCCCATCGCAGTATTAGATTCGCTACGTTTTGGCACTTTAGATGACGCCCGCACTCGCTATCTGTTTAGCGGTGTGGTGGCTGGGGTTGCCGGCTATGGCAACTGTATTGGTGTGCCCACCGTTGGTGGCGAAGTTTATTTTTCACCCAGTTATGAAGAAAATCCATTGGTTAACGTAATGTGTGTTGGCTTGATAGATCATCAAGATATTAAAAAAGGAATCGCTTCTGGCATTGGCAACCCGGTGATGGTGGTTGGTGCCCGCACCGGTCGGGACGGTATTCACGGGGCCACCTTTGCCTCGGAAGAACTGTCCGAGGAATCGGCCGAACGTCGTCCCGCAGTGCAGGTGGGTGACCCCTTTATGGAAAAATTGTTGTTAGAAGCCTGCTTAGAGGTAATTAAGAGTGGCTATGTGGTAGGTATTCAGGACATGGGGGCAGCGGGTTTAACCAGTTCCTCCTGTGAAATGGCCTCCCGGGCTGGCACCGGAATTGAAATGGATTTGTTAAAGGTGCCCCGCCGTGAAGAGGGCATGACCGCCTATGAACTGATGCTGTCGGAATCCCAGGAGCGGATGTTGGTGGTGGTTAAACAAGGCACCACTGAAAAGGTAAAAGAAATTTTTGCCAAGTGGGATTTAGAGGCAGTGGTGGTTGGCCGGGTTACCGATGACGGCATGTTGCGCTTGACCGAAGGGGAGCAAGTGGTGGCGGAAATGCCAGCCAAAGCGCTGACCGATGAAGCGCCTGTTTATGAACGCCCCTATGCCCAGCCGGAATATTTGGCAGCAGCCCAACAACTGGATATCACCAATATTCCACAACCCAAGGATTATAACCAAGCTTTATTGGCTTTGCTGGCGTCGCCGAACATTGCCAGTAAGGAATGGGTTTACAGTCAGTATGACCACATGGTGGGTATCAACACTGTGGTACGTCCCGGCTCCGATGCAGCGGTGTTGCGGATTAAGGGCACCTCCAAAGGCATTGCCATGACCACCGATTGTAACGGACGCTATTGTTATTTGGACCCATATCAAGGGGCGATGATGGCGGTGGCCGAGGCCGCCCGCAACTTGGTGTGTTCCGGGGCTAAACCGCTGGCCATTACCAACTGTTTAAACTTTGGCAATCCGGAAAAGCCCGGCGTAATGTGGCAGTTTCGGCAAGCGGTGGCGGGTATGGCCGAGGCCTGTGGGCGACTGAATACCCCGGTTACCGGTGGTAATGTTAGTTTCTACAATGAAACCAGAGGTACTGCAGTTTACCCTACCCCCACAGTGGGCATGGTGGGGTTGATTGAAGATTTGGATTATAAATGCACCCAAGGCTTTAAAGACCGGGGAGATATCATTATTATGGTGGGCGAGAATTTAGAAGAATTGGGTGCCAGTGAATATTTAAAGGTTGTCCACGATATTGAGGCTGCTGGCCCAGTGCCCAAGCTGGATATCGAACTGGAACAGCGGGTACAGCAAGCGGTGCTTGCGTCCATCAAAAAGGGTTGGATCAAGTCTGCCCACGACTGTTCCGAAGGTGGATTGGCGGTGGCGCTGGCAGAGAGTTGCATTTCTGGCAAGATTGGTGCCGAAATTTTCATGGTTGAACAATTCCGAGCCGATGCCCTGCTGTTTGGTGAGACCCAATCTCGCATCATCATCACCGTCAGCGAAGACAACGTGGATGAATTATTGCGTTATCTTTCTGTGATTGGTGTGCCCTTTGGCCGATTGGGCACCGTTGGTGGCACAGAATTAAAGATTAATTTAATTAAACCGGGATGTGCCGGAGCGCACCCCAATGACATCATTAATATTCCCGTGGCTGAATTAGAAACTAAGTGGCGGGGGTCTATAGCATGTTTGATGGCGTAA